In a single window of the bacterium genome:
- a CDS encoding type II toxin-antitoxin system RelE/ParE family toxin, whose product MNYRVLLTDDAVHDLRDLDAYIATHDGPGAADHVLERIEDELARLKEFPDRGPHPPELVALGIREYREVFFKPYRIIYRVQKKSVYVYLIADGRRDMRGLLARRLLEG is encoded by the coding sequence GTGAACTACCGCGTACTGCTGACCGACGATGCGGTACATGACCTCCGCGACCTCGACGCCTACATCGCTACGCACGACGGACCCGGTGCCGCAGACCATGTGCTTGAGAGAATCGAAGACGAACTGGCTCGCCTGAAGGAGTTCCCTGACCGCGGGCCGCATCCCCCCGAACTCGTCGCCCTCGGCATCCGCGAATACCGCGAGGTGTTCTTCAAGCCGTACCGGATCATCTACCGCGTGCAGAAGAAGAGCGTCTACGTGTACCTCATCGCCGACGGTCGCCGCGACATGCGCGGGTTGTTGGCGCGTCGCTTGCTCGAGGGATAG